The Ranitomeya imitator isolate aRanImi1 chromosome 3, aRanImi1.pri, whole genome shotgun sequence genome has a window encoding:
- the LOC138671486 gene encoding uncharacterized protein, producing MRAPSGSGGRRSTYKYARALSFLRSTMVTRSTVGSTREPAAQLNTSGAIPQEAATEGHFDSEEPSAPSHSAPSHSAPSHSAPSHSEPSHSTDPSFPSTSAGASWPVPLHVAAGENIAFPVPHPSAAATSSTPVSSGRFRQRGQVHSYAPEFLHLNASFQNCLKVLSEQMAAGFNFINKSMLEMHTLLVTMRSEAKQSPNNTFFQSVLEQMETLSTSQQMQVMESCESTLALIASRADSLSNHPPTGPPSSTVHHYSQYHPPDPYRQTDLAPSCPTRHHPHRAPSQQPQHYPRSRAPSHQPHHQPRAPSHHPHYQPPARATSHPYDDPDPYNFPSTSSSPPLPAHFQQTLSPSSQTSSTHITHSATQSSQNISYTPPSYQISNPNPTFLSTRSIAFSTPSALTVEHSPPPSHSSLHTPTVEVSLSDSASDIISTRRMKTFSIPFFGVLLHYVNKIFGLKTLLYLFIRHK from the exons atgcgggccccgagtggatctggaggacgcaggagcacgtacaaatacgcaagggccctgtcgttcctcaggtcaacaatggtcacccgaag taccgttgggagcactcgggagcctgcagcacaattgaacacttctggggcgatccctcaggaggccgccaccgagggacactttgacagtgaggaaccctctgcaccttcccactctgcaccttcccactctgcaccttcccactctgcaccttcccactctgaaccttcccactctactgatccctctttcccatccacgagcgctggagcatcctggccggttccattgcatgtagctgctggtgagaacatagcgtttcctgtaccccacccctctgctgcagccacctctagtacacctgtatcatcggggcggtttcgccagaggggtcaggtacatagttatgctcccgagttcttgcacctgaacgcatcgttccagaactgtctgaaagttttgtccgagcaaatggctgcaggattcaatttcataaataaaagtatgctcgagatgcatacacttctggtaacgatgcgttcagaggcaaaacagtcaccgaacaacactttttttcagtcggtgcttgagcaaatggagacgctatctacttctcagcagatgcaagtaatggaatcctgcgagtctactctagcgctaattgcctctagagcagatagtctttccaaccatcctccaactggccccccttcctccactgtccaccactacagccagtaccatcctcctgacccgtatcgccaaactgaccttgccccatcctgcccaactcgccatcatccacatcgtgccccgtcccaacagccacaacactatccgcgttcccgtgccccttcccaccagccacaccaccagccccgtgccccttcccaccatccacactaccagcctcccgcccgtgccacttcccacccatatgatgatcccgacccatacaacttcccatctacttcatcctcgcctcctctccctgcccacttccaacagactctatcaccctcttcccaaacatcttctacacacatcactcattctgccacccaatcctcacaaaacatttcctacacccctccatcctaccaaatttctaacccaaatcccactttcttgtccacccgctcaatagctttctccactccttcagccctaaccgttgaacattctccaccaccatcacattcctctctccacactcccactgtcgaagtgtccctatcagacagtgcctccgataTTATCTCCacccgacgtatgaaaacatttagtaTCCCATTTTTTGGCGTGTTGTTACATTATGTTAATAAAATTTTTGggttgaaaactctcttgtatttattcattaggcacaaataa